The sequence below is a genomic window from Armatimonadota bacterium.
ATCCCAGCAGTATTTATTTAGCGCATCGGCGATTTGAGCATATTCTGTGCGGTACTGTTTTGCTTTGTTCAGGATTTCGGCGTGGCCAAGTCCTATGTTTGAAGAAATTTCTTTAGATGAGGCGCATCTTTCTAGCAATTCCGCGGCTTCTCTTAAAATATAGCATAAAAACTCAGCAACCCACATGCTTTCGCCAATTCCCTCTCTGCCGACATAATCGAGTGTATCGTTCCAGTCGCCTGGCCCAAATTTTGGTAGGTGTCTGGGTGTTAGGTTGCTTAATGGATAATCGATTGCCCGAATTAGATGCTCGAGAACTGTTGCCTCACCTTCGTCGTGGAACGGTACAACTTTTTGGAGAAAGCCAAAGTCACCTGTTTCTTTTAGGTATGCAACGATGGCGAATGGAAGCCACAAAGGTGTGTCCGAGTGGCCCGTTTTTTCACCTTGACCAGTGAGGCGGAAGTAATTATGGAGTGTGCTTCCATCGGCAAATTGGTGGGAAAGGACTTCGCAAATGCGCTCAGCAACAACTTGGGGTTCGGCCATTAAAGGGCCGAGGAGGTCTTGGCATTGGTCACGGATACCTGTTCCAAATAGCAGGCCGCCGTGGTAATAGCCGGCCGTGCGGTGCATGTGAAAAGTTACCCATGCTTGGCGCTTTGCCCAGAAATTAAGCATGAGGTTCATTTCGTGGTCCGGCGTAGTCACTTTGGCAACCGAGAGGTAGTTATCCCAATATGCCTTCAATTCTTTGAAGGCAGTGCTGACATTCTGTAAATCCCGATATTTATTAGCAATTGGTGGAGCAAGACTATCGTAGCCATCCCGATTTACAATTCCTAATAGAATAGCAAATTCTTTTGTCTCACCTGGATTAAGCATTATTTCACTGTGAAGAGCTGCGCATGCATCGCCAGCGGTGATTTCGGTGTTCCTGCTTCTGCCTTCCTCTACTGTAATTGGATTTGACTCAGAACGCCAAAGGCCAATGAAAGCATCTTTTTTTCCATCGAAACCTTTCACTGGCAGGGATGAGGCAAAGAAGACGTACTTATTCCAGGCTTGATTGGGCTGTTTGACGGTCGCGCCTCGATAAGTAACCCAGTAGTTTTTAGTCGTATACAGCAAATCGTTTTCTTTATCGAATTTAACAACATTGAAATGTTGGTCGTTTGGTTGATTAATAAGGTCTACTAGCGCATGTCCTAAGCAGAGCTCGACATAAGAGAAAACATCCGCCCTAAAAGCCTTGTTTGTATTGTTTTTGAGAGTAACGCGCCAAATTTCGAGATCGTCCTCGAGTGGTACAAAATAGAGGACTTTGCTGCGGATGCCCCTGTATTCTTGTTCTATGGATGTGTAGCCCATTCCGTGGCGGCATTCGTAGAAGTCAGGTTGTTTTCCTACCGGCTGCCACGTTAGAGACCAATATTCGCCATTTTCGTCGCGGATATA
It includes:
- a CDS encoding glycosyl transferase family 36, which encodes MEKYGHFSEDGKEFVIIKPDTPAPWVNYISNTRYTGLITNTGGGYSFYICPKDSRITRWRYNCLPWDRPGRYIYIRDENGEYWSLTWQPVGKQPDFYECRHGMGYTSIEQEYRGIRSKVLYFVPLEDDLEIWRVTLKNNTNKAFRADVFSYVELCLGHALVDLINQPNDQHFNVVKFDKENDLLYTTKNYWVTYRGATVKQPNQAWNKYVFFASSLPVKGFDGKKDAFIGLWRSESNPITVEEGRSRNTEITAGDACAALHSEIMLNPGETKEFAILLGIVNRDGYDSLAPPIANKYRDLQNVSTAFKELKAYWDNYLSVAKVTTPDHEMNLMLNFWAKRQAWVTFHMHRTAGYYHGGLLFGTGIRDQCQDLLGPLMAEPQVVAERICEVLSHQFADGSTLHNYFRLTGQGEKTGHSDTPLWLPFAIVAYLKETGDFGFLQKVVPFHDEGEATVLEHLIRAIDYPLSNLTPRHLPKFGPGDWNDTLDYVGREGIGESMWVAEFLCYILREAAELLERCASSKEISSNIGLGHAEILNKAKQYRTEYAQIADALNKYCWDGKWYIRGTRDDGGVIGSHTNEEGRIFLESTTWAVISGIASEDRASMTMDSVYKYLNTPRGPKILHPAYTKVDSRIGLATRCVPGKKENGAIFNHPAAWAILAECVIGNGDRAYEYFKKTIPINQAYDPDIYRMEPYVYSEYVTSPDHPTFGEASHSWLTGSAVWMYRDGLDWILGVRPTYDGLTIDPCIPHDWDSFSVMRKFRGAIYEIEVQNPNHVQHGIKSIQVDGKPITGNTLPVFTSGVHKVHVIMG